A window from Telopea speciosissima isolate NSW1024214 ecotype Mountain lineage chromosome 8, Tspe_v1, whole genome shotgun sequence encodes these proteins:
- the LOC122672379 gene encoding putative HVA22-like protein g yields the protein MLGAFMNRGLVLLFGYAYPAFECYKTVEQNRIEIEQLRFWCQYWIIVAVLIVLERIVDVFVSWLPLYGELKLAFYIYLWYPKTKGTSYVYEAFVRPYIAKHETDIDRKLQELRFKAWDLVISHWQNCASYGQTTFFQFLQFLATQSSKAKSPSSQKVDPQPLNSLPPVKETERQPPEKQTQQSSKKWSSTPLHSQMSIKRIKRAEFQTPNSDVVQEQQPSIIPSEATVVNTAISTSDDTTGPPSTEEADMDETLRAARIRLRRSHSRQHE from the exons ATGCTAGGAGCTTTCATGAATAGAGGTCTTGT gTTGCTTTTCGGATATGCATACCCTGCCTTCGAGTGCTACAAAACGGTGGAACAGAACAGAATCGAGATTGAACAACTCCGGTTTTGGTGTCAATATTG GATCATTGTTGCAGTGCTGATAGTATTAGAGAGGATTGTGGATGTTTTTGTCTCATG GTTACCCTTGTATGGTGAACTAAAATTGGCATTCTACATCTACTTATGGTACCCAAAAACCAAG GGAACAAGCTATGTCTATGAAGCATTCGTGCGGCCTTATATTGCAAAGCATGAGACAGATATCGATCGGAAGTTGCAGGAACTGAGATTTAAAGCCTGGGATTTGGTTATTTCTCATTGGCAGAACTGCGCCAGTTATGGGCAGACCACATTCTTTCAATTCCTCCAGTTTTTGGCTACTCAATCTTCAAAGGCGAAAAGCCCTAGCTCACAG AAGGTCGACCCACAGCCTCTCAATTCATTACCTCCTgtaaaagaaacagaaaggcAGCCACCTGAAAAGCAGACTCAACAATCAAGTAAGAAGTGGTCCTCGACACCCCTACACTCGCAAATGTCGATAAAAAGAATCAAACGAGCAGAGTTTCAAACGCCAAATTCCGATGTTGTGCAAGAGCAACAGCCTTCTATCATACCATCAGAAGCTACTGTGGTGAATACAGCCATATCGACATCAGATGACACAACCGGTCCTCCTTCTACTGAAGAAGCCGATATGGACGAAACACTACGTGCAGCTCGGATCAGACTACGGCGTTCCCATTCCCGGCAACACGAATGa